From Saccharothrix espanaensis DSM 44229, the proteins below share one genomic window:
- a CDS encoding lysine N(6)-hydroxylase/L-ornithine N(5)-oxygenase family protein: protein MTGTTRTYGLIGIGIGVFNLSLAALLEDNGYRDAVFFDRQPEMTWHGGLLLESSELQVHYLKDLVTPVDPTSRFSFLNYLAQRGVLYQFLNRRGGAVGRGQFQRYFRWVADALPSTRFGSTVEAVEFDGEHFRVRVNGEEHRSRHLAVATGPRPTVPDCARPHLGDRVFHASEYRQRREGLHGARITVVGGGQTGAEVVLDAMNTVPHRELAWYGRRLAFSQLEDHSFVNELYVPSFTREFRAAAEDKRLELLDRLAMSSDGITQHVVDAIYRLAYDRMFFSDNEYDYDFRAGQELVGLEPAPGGGYELTMRSWLDDGLRTETTDAVVLATGFTPSSWDHLRGVLGGIDATEKHDSAGHDSAAHDCAGHDCAAAGNVKDEVPPVGQNFEVLWRHQETNSIFVQNGSRKCIGLADPNLSIAAWRAAMIANRVLGREVYSTHPDTPLVRFS, encoded by the coding sequence ATGACCGGCACCACGCGGACCTACGGGCTGATCGGCATCGGCATCGGCGTGTTCAACCTCTCGCTCGCCGCACTGCTGGAGGACAACGGCTACCGGGACGCCGTCTTCTTCGACCGGCAGCCGGAGATGACCTGGCACGGCGGCCTGCTGCTGGAGTCCTCGGAGCTCCAGGTGCACTACCTCAAGGACCTGGTCACCCCGGTCGACCCGACCAGCCGGTTCAGCTTCCTCAACTACCTGGCCCAGCGCGGCGTGCTCTACCAGTTCCTCAACCGCCGGGGCGGGGCGGTCGGGCGCGGCCAGTTCCAGCGCTACTTCCGCTGGGTCGCCGACGCGCTGCCGAGCACCCGCTTCGGGTCGACCGTCGAGGCCGTGGAGTTCGACGGCGAGCACTTCCGGGTCCGCGTCAACGGCGAGGAGCACCGGTCGCGGCACCTGGCGGTGGCGACGGGCCCGCGGCCGACCGTGCCCGACTGCGCGCGCCCGCACCTGGGCGACCGGGTGTTCCACGCCTCGGAGTACCGGCAACGGCGGGAAGGGCTGCACGGGGCGCGGATCACGGTGGTCGGCGGCGGCCAGACCGGCGCGGAGGTGGTGCTCGACGCGATGAACACCGTGCCGCACCGCGAACTGGCCTGGTACGGGCGGCGGCTGGCCTTCTCCCAGCTCGAAGACCACTCGTTCGTCAACGAACTCTACGTGCCGAGCTTCACCCGGGAGTTCCGGGCGGCGGCCGAGGACAAGCGGCTGGAACTGCTGGACCGGTTGGCGATGTCGTCGGACGGCATCACCCAGCACGTGGTCGACGCCATCTACCGGCTCGCCTACGACCGGATGTTCTTCTCCGACAACGAGTACGACTACGACTTCCGGGCCGGGCAGGAACTGGTCGGGCTGGAACCCGCTCCCGGCGGTGGTTACGAGCTGACCATGAGGTCGTGGCTGGACGACGGGTTGCGCACCGAGACGACCGACGCGGTCGTGCTCGCCACCGGCTTCACGCCCTCCTCCTGGGACCACCTGCGCGGCGTCCTCGGCGGAATCGACGCCACCGAAAAGCACGACAGCGCGGGACACGACAGCGCGGCGCACGACTGCGCGGGGCACGACTGCGCGGCGGCCGGGAACGTCAAGGACGAGGTCCCGCCGGTGGGCCAGAACTTCGAGGTCCTGTGGCGGCACCAGGAGACCAACAGCATCTTCGTCCAGAACGGCAGCCGGAAGTGCATCGGCCTGGCCGACCCCAACCTGAGCATCGCGGCCTGGCGCGCGGCCATGATCGCCAACCGGGTGCTCGGCCGCGAGGTCTACTCGACGCACCCCGACACCCCGCTCGTGCGGTTCTCCTAG
- a CDS encoding class I tRNA ligase family protein, protein MTLQLRSADRFLLISAKPAPNGGLHLGHLAGPYLRQDMLRRHYLSRGASVAVVGGTDPVDSFISLRATQDDRDPDQVAHGYFEQIRADFAAHDVELDAFIDPLSPTWRDRYVASFAEVLERAKANGRLRLETVPFPFRDNGSGASGAWVCGTCPDCGSGVSGYFCEDCGAHFDPAEIGAPVPRFPGQGLTFRPESDFFFHIAEPAARLASLARVGVPDDLREVVARQFRAGRDLVRLSEPSDWGIPLEPGSRRRYFGHGLLYGYCRLLGDLYREVTGEAGHPFDDGSPVTTVNLFGIDNTVSHMVNIQAIGEEVEGWKGFDGFVVNRFLRLEGRKISTSARHLVHAADLTGRCGLHSDGIRFALAASSPTRAEVDLHVDEFVRVYNEIFLGTVCRAVVDAVAELRDAPATAPTTAVAARFEEVFARVCDGHRFPVYDPAEQVATVLSWLAASPPAGDPDRYGRLKALSLLLYPIAPRLGRWAWRSLGAEGEPAYAAYAGSTVPRPDGPAPVPPPADPARLREAISAAAAG, encoded by the coding sequence ATGACGCTCCAACTCCGGTCCGCGGACCGGTTCCTGCTGATCTCGGCCAAGCCCGCGCCCAACGGCGGGTTGCACCTGGGTCACCTGGCGGGCCCGTACCTGCGCCAGGACATGCTGCGGCGGCACTACCTCTCGCGCGGCGCGTCGGTCGCGGTGGTCGGCGGCACCGACCCGGTCGACTCGTTCATCTCGCTGCGCGCGACGCAGGACGACCGCGACCCCGACCAGGTCGCGCACGGCTACTTCGAGCAGATCCGCGCCGACTTCGCCGCGCACGACGTCGAGCTGGACGCGTTCATCGACCCGCTCTCGCCGACCTGGCGGGACCGGTACGTCGCCTCCTTCGCCGAAGTGCTGGAGCGGGCGAAGGCGAACGGTCGACTTCGGCTGGAAACCGTGCCGTTCCCCTTCCGGGACAACGGTTCCGGCGCTTCCGGCGCGTGGGTGTGCGGCACCTGCCCGGACTGCGGGTCCGGCGTGTCGGGCTACTTCTGCGAGGACTGCGGGGCGCACTTCGACCCCGCGGAGATCGGCGCGCCCGTGCCCCGGTTCCCCGGGCAGGGCCTGACCTTCCGGCCCGAGTCCGACTTCTTCTTCCACATCGCGGAGCCCGCCGCCCGGCTGGCGTCGCTGGCCCGCGTCGGGGTGCCCGACGACCTGCGCGAGGTCGTCGCCCGGCAGTTCCGCGCCGGCCGCGACCTGGTCCGGCTCAGCGAACCGTCGGACTGGGGCATCCCGCTGGAACCGGGCTCGCGCCGGCGGTACTTCGGCCACGGGCTGCTCTACGGCTACTGCCGCCTGCTGGGCGACCTCTACCGGGAGGTGACCGGCGAAGCCGGCCACCCGTTCGACGACGGTTCGCCGGTCACCACCGTGAACCTGTTCGGCATCGACAACACCGTCTCGCACATGGTGAACATCCAGGCGATCGGCGAGGAGGTCGAGGGCTGGAAGGGGTTCGACGGGTTCGTGGTGAACCGGTTCCTGCGGCTGGAGGGCCGCAAGATCTCCACCAGCGCCCGCCACCTGGTGCACGCCGCCGACCTGACCGGCCGGTGCGGCCTGCACAGCGACGGCATCCGCTTCGCCCTCGCCGCGTCGAGCCCGACGCGGGCCGAGGTCGACCTGCACGTCGACGAGTTCGTCCGCGTCTACAACGAGATCTTCCTCGGCACGGTGTGCCGCGCGGTGGTCGACGCGGTCGCGGAGCTGCGTGACGCTCCCGCCACCGCGCCGACCACCGCCGTCGCGGCCCGGTTCGAGGAGGTCTTCGCCCGCGTCTGCGACGGGCACCGCTTCCCGGTCTACGACCCGGCCGAGCAGGTGGCGACCGTGCTGTCCTGGCTGGCCGCGAGCCCCCCGGCCGGCGACCCCGACCGGTACGGCCGGCTCAAGGCGCTCTCGCTGCTGCTGTACCCGATCGCACCGCGCCTGGGCCGCTGGGCGTGGCGTTCGCTCGGTGCCGAAGGCGAACCCGCCTACGCGGCCTACGCCGGCTCGACGGTTCCGCGCCCCGATGGGCCGGCACCCGTCCCCCCGCCCGCCGATCCCGCGCGGCTGCGGGAGGCGATCTCGGCGGCAGCCGCCGGCTGA
- a CDS encoding cupin domain-containing protein — protein MVNRVPFQAPTSSRPGVHLHEADFTAFGAGRVPFEGGRFTLEPGATSKPDTHQVSECWMIAGGSGLLTYDGAEHPVTAGDYVFFEPQKTHFIHNNGAELLTIHTVWWLEQG, from the coding sequence ATGGTCAACCGCGTTCCCTTCCAGGCCCCGACCTCCAGCCGGCCGGGGGTGCACCTGCACGAGGCCGACTTCACCGCCTTCGGCGCGGGCCGCGTCCCGTTCGAGGGCGGCCGGTTCACGCTGGAGCCCGGCGCGACGTCCAAACCGGACACCCACCAGGTGTCGGAGTGCTGGATGATCGCCGGCGGCTCCGGCCTGCTGACCTACGACGGGGCCGAGCACCCCGTCACCGCCGGCGACTACGTGTTCTTCGAGCCGCAGAAGACCCACTTCATCCACAACAACGGCGCGGAACTGCTCACGATCCACACCGTGTGGTGGCTGGAGCAGGGATGA
- a CDS encoding NAD(P)/FAD-dependent oxidoreductase has product MSPTATPDVPDFDTVIVGAGVLGCALAHRLVGTGRRVALLDRRTVGSGCSGHAGAIASPLARNDRLRALSAHSRRWYADYRRQRPDAPLRTLPIHFLCAEGNTDALRERCTEPLRPTPEAALPPWIAVPGDTVVLGGPEALHGQVAELCRVLTGSAGVTVYECAPVLGWSGGPGAFTAELSDGRRVRARELVLAKGSWLAAADLPPGAPPPRTKKIVSYVLDLPAGPADPVVYLADHDAFLLPRPERGQWWLSITSPEWDCHPDDVPAASPDDLRIVRAVLAAYAPAAVSALRGASVHCDSYAGDGGPLVTTAPGRPVVVHGGSGSGFRYAPAAADAVLGALEVSR; this is encoded by the coding sequence ATGAGCCCCACCGCCACGCCGGACGTCCCGGACTTCGACACCGTGATCGTCGGAGCGGGTGTCCTGGGCTGCGCGCTGGCCCACCGGCTGGTCGGCACCGGCCGCCGGGTCGCGTTGCTGGACCGGCGCACGGTCGGCTCCGGGTGCAGCGGCCACGCCGGGGCGATCGCCTCGCCGTTGGCCCGCAACGACCGGCTGCGCGCGCTGTCGGCGCACAGCCGCCGGTGGTACGCCGACTACCGGCGGCAGCGCCCGGACGCGCCCCTGCGCACCCTCCCGATCCACTTCCTGTGCGCCGAGGGCAACACGGACGCGCTGCGGGAGCGGTGCACCGAGCCGTTGCGCCCCACGCCCGAAGCCGCGCTGCCCCCGTGGATCGCCGTGCCCGGTGACACCGTCGTGCTCGGCGGGCCGGAGGCGTTGCACGGCCAGGTGGCCGAGCTGTGCCGGGTGCTGACCGGGAGCGCCGGCGTGACGGTGTACGAGTGCGCGCCGGTGCTCGGGTGGTCGGGCGGGCCCGGTGCGTTCACCGCGGAGCTGTCCGACGGTCGGCGCGTCCGGGCCCGGGAACTCGTCCTGGCCAAGGGTTCCTGGCTGGCCGCCGCGGACCTGCCGCCGGGCGCGCCACCACCGCGCACCAAGAAGATCGTGTCCTACGTGCTGGACCTGCCGGCCGGCCCGGCGGACCCGGTGGTCTACCTCGCCGACCACGACGCCTTCCTGCTCCCCCGCCCCGAGCGCGGCCAGTGGTGGCTGAGCATCACCTCGCCGGAGTGGGACTGCCACCCGGACGACGTTCCGGCCGCGTCACCGGACGACCTGCGCATCGTCCGTGCCGTCCTGGCGGCGTACGCGCCCGCAGCGGTGTCCGCGCTGCGCGGTGCGAGCGTGCACTGCGACTCCTACGCCGGCGACGGCGGACCGCTGGTCACCACCGCACCCGGCCGACCGGTGGTCGTGCACGGCGGTTCGGGCAGCGGATTCCGTTACGCGCCCGCCGCCGCCGACGCCGTGCTCGGCGCCTTGGAGGTGTCACGATGA